The Agrobacterium cucumeris genome has a segment encoding these proteins:
- a CDS encoding IlvD/Edd family dehydratase produces MTKSDNLPATLGKLRSRAWFDNPANADMTALYLERYMNFGLSQAELQSDRPIIGIAQTGSDLSPCNRHHLELANRLREGIREAGGIAIEFPVHPIQETGKRPTAGLDRNLAYLGLVEVLYGYPLDGVVLTIGCDKTTPACLMAAATVNIPAIALSVGPMLNGWFRGERTGSGTIVWKARELLAKGEIDYQGFVKLVASSAPSTGYCNTMGTATTMNSLAEALGMQLPGSAAIPAPYRDRQEVSYLTGLRIVEMVKEDLKPSDIMTKDAFINAIRVNSAIGGSTNAPIHLNGLARHVGVELTVDDWQTYGEDVPLLVNLQPAGEYLGEDYYHAGGVPAVVNQLMTQGLIMEDAMTVNGKTIGDNCRGAIIEDEKVIRPYEQPLKERAGFRVLRGNLFSSAIMKTSVISEEFRNRYLSNPDDPEAFEGRAVVFDGPEDYHHRIDDPSLGIDASTVLFMRGAGPIGYPGAAEVVNMRAPDYLLKQGVSSLPCIGDGRQSGTSGSPSILNASPEAAAGGGLAILQTGDRVRIDVGRGKADILISGEELAKRYEALSAEGGYKFPDHQTPWQEIQRGIVSQMETGAVLEPAVKYQRIAQTKGLPRDNH; encoded by the coding sequence ATGACCAAATCCGACAATCTGCCTGCAACCCTAGGCAAGCTTCGTTCGCGCGCGTGGTTCGACAACCCCGCCAATGCGGATATGACGGCACTTTATCTCGAGCGTTACATGAACTTCGGTCTGAGCCAGGCCGAGCTTCAGTCCGATCGCCCGATCATCGGCATTGCCCAGACCGGTTCGGACCTTTCGCCCTGCAACCGTCACCATCTGGAACTGGCAAACCGCCTGCGTGAAGGCATCCGCGAAGCCGGCGGCATCGCGATTGAATTCCCGGTGCATCCGATCCAGGAAACCGGTAAGCGCCCGACGGCCGGCCTCGACCGCAACCTGGCTTACCTCGGCCTCGTGGAAGTGCTTTATGGCTATCCGCTCGATGGCGTCGTGCTGACCATTGGCTGTGACAAGACCACGCCTGCCTGTCTTATGGCGGCGGCCACCGTCAACATTCCGGCCATCGCCCTTTCCGTCGGCCCCATGCTGAACGGCTGGTTCCGTGGTGAACGCACCGGCTCCGGCACGATCGTCTGGAAGGCACGCGAATTGCTGGCCAAGGGTGAGATCGACTATCAGGGCTTCGTCAAGCTCGTCGCCTCGTCGGCGCCGTCCACCGGCTATTGCAACACCATGGGCACGGCAACGACCATGAACTCGCTTGCCGAAGCGCTCGGCATGCAGCTTCCCGGCTCCGCCGCCATCCCGGCCCCTTACCGTGACCGTCAGGAAGTTTCCTACCTCACCGGCCTGCGCATCGTTGAAATGGTCAAGGAAGACCTGAAGCCATCAGACATCATGACCAAGGATGCCTTCATCAACGCCATCCGCGTCAATTCCGCCATCGGCGGCTCCACCAACGCGCCGATCCACCTCAACGGCCTTGCCCGCCATGTCGGCGTCGAGCTGACGGTGGATGACTGGCAGACCTATGGTGAAGACGTGCCGCTGCTCGTCAACCTGCAGCCGGCCGGTGAATATCTCGGCGAGGATTATTATCATGCCGGCGGCGTGCCAGCAGTCGTCAACCAGCTGATGACCCAGGGACTGATCATGGAAGACGCCATGACCGTCAACGGCAAGACCATCGGCGACAATTGCCGTGGCGCGATCATTGAAGACGAGAAAGTCATCCGCCCCTATGAGCAGCCGCTCAAGGAGCGCGCCGGCTTCCGCGTTCTGCGCGGCAATCTCTTCTCCTCCGCCATCATGAAGACGAGTGTGATCTCGGAAGAATTCCGCAATCGTTATCTGTCCAACCCTGATGATCCGGAGGCCTTCGAAGGCCGCGCCGTGGTGTTCGATGGTCCGGAAGATTACCATCACCGCATCGACGATCCGTCGCTCGGCATCGACGCCAGCACCGTGCTCTTCATGCGCGGTGCTGGCCCGATCGGTTATCCGGGTGCAGCGGAAGTGGTGAACATGCGCGCACCGGATTATCTTCTGAAGCAAGGCGTCAGTTCGCTGCCCTGCATCGGCGATGGCCGTCAGTCCGGTACCTCGGGCAGCCCGTCCATCCTCAACGCTTCCCCGGAAGCGGCGGCCGGCGGCGGTCTCGCCATCCTGCAGACCGGCGACCGCGTCCGCATCGATGTGGGTCGCGGCAAGGCGGATATCCTGATTTCAGGTGAAGAGCTGGCCAAGCGTTACGAGGCGCTGTCGGCTGAGGGCGGTTACAAGTTCCCGGACCACCAGACGCCATGGCAGGAAATCCAGCGCGGTATCGTCAGCCAGATGGAAACCGGCGCGGTTCTGGAGCCGGCGGTCAAGTATCAGCGTATCGCCCAGACCAAGGGCCTGCCGCGCGACAACCACTAA
- the ytfQ gene encoding galactofuranose ABC transporter, galactofuranose-binding protein YtfQ — MRKALAAFTVAVSACLASSVSAQSLTVGFSQIGSESGWRAAETTVTKQQAEKRGVTLKFADAQQKQENQIKAVRGFIAQGVDAILIAPVVATGWDAVLKEAKEEKIPVILLDRQIEAPDDLYLTAVTSDQVHEGKVAGDWLVKDVGSKDCKVVELQGTTGSSPAINRKKGFEQAIESHKNIKIVRSQTGDFTRTKGKEVMESFIKAEGGGKDICAVYAHNDDMAVGAIQAIKEAGLKPGTDIKIVSIDAVPDIFKAMADGEANATVELTPDMAGPAFDALEAYLKDKKEPPKWIQTESKLYTASDDPMKVYEAKKGLGY, encoded by the coding sequence ATGAGAAAAGCTCTTGCGGCATTCACTGTCGCCGTTTCCGCATGCCTTGCATCCAGTGTTTCCGCACAATCGCTTACCGTCGGCTTCTCGCAGATCGGCTCGGAATCCGGCTGGCGCGCGGCTGAAACCACCGTCACCAAACAGCAGGCCGAAAAGCGCGGCGTCACGCTGAAATTCGCCGACGCACAGCAGAAGCAGGAAAACCAGATCAAGGCCGTCCGTGGCTTCATCGCGCAGGGTGTCGACGCGATCCTGATCGCGCCTGTGGTCGCCACCGGCTGGGACGCGGTGCTGAAGGAAGCCAAGGAAGAAAAAATCCCCGTCATCCTGCTCGACCGCCAGATCGAGGCGCCGGATGATCTTTACCTGACCGCCGTAACCTCCGATCAGGTGCACGAAGGCAAGGTGGCCGGCGACTGGCTGGTCAAGGATGTCGGCTCCAAGGACTGCAAGGTGGTGGAACTGCAGGGCACGACCGGCTCCTCACCCGCCATCAACCGCAAGAAGGGTTTCGAGCAGGCCATCGAATCCCACAAGAACATCAAGATCGTGCGCTCGCAGACGGGTGACTTCACCCGCACCAAGGGCAAGGAAGTGATGGAAAGCTTCATCAAGGCCGAAGGCGGCGGCAAGGATATCTGTGCCGTCTACGCCCACAATGACGACATGGCCGTCGGCGCGATCCAGGCGATCAAGGAAGCCGGCCTGAAGCCCGGAACCGACATCAAGATCGTCTCCATCGACGCCGTGCCCGACATCTTCAAGGCCATGGCGGATGGCGAGGCCAATGCGACGGTGGAACTGACACCCGACATGGCAGGCCCCGCTTTTGACGCGCTCGAAGCCTATCTGAAGGACAAGAAGGAACCGCCGAAGTGGATCCAGACGGAATCCAAGCTTTATACGGCATCCGATGATCCGATGAAGGTCTACGAGGCGAAGAAGGGCCTGGGGTACTGA
- a CDS encoding sugar ABC transporter ATP-binding protein, with amino-acid sequence MSETAPLLEAHAIGKSFLGITALDGVDFSLGHGEIHALLGENGAGKSTLIKILTGVYHRDSGSIFLEGSEISPTNVGEAQALGIGTVYQEVNLLENLTVAENLFLGRQPRRFGLIDRSTMQKNSQVLLAQYGLSIDVNALLSSYSVAIRQIIAIARAVDLSGKVLVLDEPTASLDAHEVEMLFGVLRNLRARGIGIVIITHFLNQVYDIADRVTVLRNGRLVGTRDIGSLPRSELISMMLGRELQHITHEHQATEDTVAEGEPPIRFEGYGKRGSIAPFDLGIRPGEIVGVAGLLGSGRTETAFLLFGIDRPDTGKAVIDGQTVAISSPEAAITAGFGFCPEERKTDGIIGDFSVTDNIALALQARQGWARPLSRRQKAELAESFIKSLDIRPADPNRPIKFLSGGNQQKAILARWLATHPRLLILDEPTRGIDIGAHAEILKMIEKLCSEGMSLVVISSELEELTAVAHRVVVLSDRRHVSELKGGDVTADNIMRAIADAAKTEAA; translated from the coding sequence ATGTCCGAAACGGCACCACTTCTGGAAGCACACGCCATCGGCAAATCCTTTCTCGGGATCACGGCGCTTGATGGCGTCGATTTTTCGCTCGGGCATGGTGAAATCCATGCGCTGCTCGGCGAAAACGGCGCGGGCAAATCGACGCTGATCAAGATCTTGACCGGGGTTTATCACCGCGACAGCGGTTCGATCTTTCTGGAAGGTAGCGAAATCTCGCCCACCAATGTCGGCGAGGCGCAGGCGCTGGGCATCGGCACTGTCTATCAGGAAGTGAACCTTCTCGAAAACCTGACAGTTGCCGAAAACCTGTTTCTCGGCCGCCAGCCGCGCCGCTTCGGGCTGATCGACCGCAGCACGATGCAGAAGAATTCGCAGGTGCTGCTTGCCCAATACGGACTTTCCATCGACGTCAACGCACTGCTTTCCAGCTATTCCGTCGCCATCCGCCAGATCATCGCCATTGCCCGCGCAGTCGATCTTTCCGGCAAGGTGCTGGTGCTGGACGAACCCACCGCCAGCCTTGATGCCCATGAGGTCGAGATGCTGTTCGGCGTCTTGAGAAACCTGCGCGCACGCGGCATCGGCATCGTCATCATCACCCACTTCCTCAATCAGGTCTATGACATAGCCGACCGGGTGACGGTGCTGCGCAACGGCCGTCTTGTCGGCACCCGCGATATCGGCAGCCTGCCCCGTTCCGAACTGATCTCGATGATGCTCGGCCGCGAGCTTCAGCACATCACCCATGAACATCAGGCGACAGAAGATACGGTTGCCGAGGGCGAGCCGCCGATCCGGTTCGAAGGTTACGGCAAACGCGGCAGCATCGCCCCCTTCGATCTCGGCATCCGCCCCGGCGAAATCGTCGGTGTCGCCGGGCTGCTCGGTTCTGGCCGGACGGAAACAGCCTTCCTGCTGTTCGGCATCGACCGGCCGGATACCGGAAAGGCTGTCATCGACGGCCAGACGGTGGCGATTTCTTCGCCGGAAGCCGCCATCACCGCCGGTTTCGGCTTCTGTCCGGAAGAGCGCAAGACCGATGGCATCATCGGCGACTTTTCCGTCACCGACAATATCGCGCTGGCGCTTCAGGCACGGCAGGGCTGGGCCCGGCCACTGTCGCGCCGGCAGAAAGCGGAACTGGCCGAAAGCTTCATCAAGTCGCTGGATATCCGCCCGGCCGATCCCAACCGGCCGATCAAATTCCTGTCCGGCGGCAACCAGCAGAAGGCCATTCTGGCGCGCTGGCTCGCCACCCACCCCCGTCTGCTGATCCTCGACGAACCGACACGCGGCATCGATATCGGCGCGCATGCGGAAATCCTGAAAATGATCGAAAAACTCTGCAGCGAAGGCATGTCGCTCGTCGTCATCTCTTCGGAACTGGAAGAACTCACCGCCGTCGCACACCGTGTCGTCGTGCTTTCAGACCGCCGTCATGTCAGCGAGTTGAAGGGCGGTGACGTGACCGCCGACAACATCATGCGGGCGATTGCCGATGCGGCAAAAACGGAGGCGGCATGA
- a CDS encoding ABC transporter permease, with translation MAAVTRRLKRIAPQLAALFIILAAITILSPGFLHVSFQNGRLYGSLVDILVRAAPVALLTIGMTLVIATKGIDLSIGAVIAICGAVAATLISNGHSIPSVIVISLAVGIACGLWNGVLVALLDIQPIIATLILMVAGRGIAQLITEGVILTFNNDSFSAIGSGSFAGIPLPVIIWVAAALLIGLLVRKSALGFLIEATGINRRAAALAGVRARFLLFFVYAVSGLCAAIAGMIVTADIRGADANNAGLWLELDAILAVVIGGTSLNGGRFSITASLIGALIIQTINTGILVSGFPPEFNLIIKAGIIMVVLTLQSPAIMAVLGFVKAPKPHVKPAATNGMTKEGTAR, from the coding sequence ATGGCAGCAGTGACACGACGCCTGAAAAGAATTGCTCCGCAGCTTGCCGCGCTCTTCATCATTCTGGCAGCGATAACAATCCTTTCGCCGGGTTTCCTGCATGTCTCGTTCCAGAACGGCAGGCTCTATGGCAGTCTGGTGGATATTCTCGTGCGTGCCGCACCGGTCGCGCTTTTGACCATCGGCATGACGCTGGTCATCGCCACCAAGGGCATCGACCTTTCCATTGGCGCCGTCATCGCCATCTGCGGCGCGGTCGCGGCCACGCTCATCAGCAATGGCCATTCCATTCCCTCGGTCATCGTCATCTCGCTTGCCGTGGGCATTGCCTGCGGGTTGTGGAACGGCGTGCTGGTCGCCCTTCTCGACATACAGCCGATCATCGCCACGCTGATCCTGATGGTGGCGGGTCGCGGCATCGCCCAGCTCATCACCGAAGGCGTCATTCTCACCTTCAACAATGACAGCTTTTCCGCCATCGGTTCCGGCTCGTTCGCAGGCATTCCGCTGCCGGTCATCATCTGGGTTGCGGCGGCCCTGTTGATCGGCCTTCTGGTGCGCAAGAGCGCGCTCGGTTTCCTGATCGAGGCGACCGGCATCAATCGCCGCGCCGCAGCGCTGGCCGGGGTGCGGGCCCGCTTCCTGCTGTTCTTCGTTTATGCGGTTTCCGGCCTTTGCGCGGCCATCGCCGGCATGATCGTCACCGCCGATATTCGCGGCGCGGATGCCAACAACGCCGGGCTGTGGCTGGAGCTCGACGCGATCCTTGCGGTGGTCATCGGCGGCACCTCGCTGAATGGCGGGCGCTTTTCCATCACCGCCTCGCTGATCGGCGCGCTGATCATCCAGACCATCAATACCGGCATTCTCGTCTCGGGCTTCCCGCCGGAATTCAACCTCATCATCAAGGCTGGCATCATCATGGTGGTGCTGACGCTGCAATCGCCGGCGATCATGGCCGTCCTCGGTTTCGTGAAAGCGCCGAAGCCCCACGTCAAACCGGCGGCCACCAATGGCATGACCAAGGAAGGAACCGCGCGATGA
- the yjfF gene encoding galactofuranose ABC transporter, permease protein YjfF, whose product MIHSRNLPFLTTLTIFVIAYLLCVLQYPAILSTRVIGNLLTDNAFLGIAAVGMTFVILSGGIDLSIGSVIAFTSVFVAVMVGTYNIHPLLAFTIVLVVSTLFGCLMGAMIRFLSIPPFVVTLAGMFLARGAAYLISTQSVPISHPFIDAIQGFYYRFPGGGRLTALAMLMLLVFAAGMLIASRTRFGANIYALGGNPQSAELMGVPIGATTIGIYALSGFLSGLAGIVYTLYTSSGYSLATVGVELDAIAAVVIGGTLLTGGTGLVAGTFIGLLIQGLIQTYIVFDGTLSSWWTKIVIGVLLFVFIVLQRAIIWYSNRRLAGPHPA is encoded by the coding sequence ATGATCCACAGCCGCAACCTGCCCTTCCTCACCACGCTGACGATCTTCGTGATCGCCTATCTTCTCTGCGTGCTGCAATATCCGGCGATCCTGTCGACACGGGTGATCGGCAATCTCTTGACCGACAATGCCTTCCTCGGCATCGCGGCCGTCGGCATGACCTTCGTCATCCTGTCGGGCGGCATCGATCTTTCCATCGGTTCTGTCATCGCCTTTACCAGCGTCTTCGTCGCCGTCATGGTCGGCACCTATAACATCCATCCGCTGCTGGCCTTCACCATCGTGCTGGTGGTCTCGACGCTGTTCGGCTGCCTGATGGGGGCGATGATCCGTTTCCTGTCCATCCCGCCCTTCGTGGTGACGCTGGCCGGCATGTTTTTGGCGCGCGGCGCGGCTTACCTTATCTCCACCCAGTCAGTGCCGATCTCGCATCCGTTCATCGATGCGATACAGGGCTTTTATTACCGCTTCCCGGGCGGCGGCAGGCTGACGGCGCTCGCCATGCTGATGCTTCTCGTCTTTGCCGCCGGCATGCTGATCGCCAGCCGCACCCGCTTCGGCGCGAATATCTATGCGCTGGGCGGCAACCCGCAATCGGCGGAGCTGATGGGCGTGCCGATCGGCGCAACGACCATCGGCATTTATGCGCTGTCCGGCTTTCTCTCCGGCCTCGCCGGCATCGTCTATACGCTCTACACCTCGTCGGGCTATTCGCTGGCGACGGTGGGCGTTGAACTCGACGCTATCGCCGCGGTGGTGATCGGCGGAACCTTGCTAACTGGCGGCACGGGGCTGGTGGCAGGCACCTTCATCGGGCTCCTGATCCAGGGCTTGATCCAGACCTACATCGTTTTTGACGGGACGCTTTCCTCCTGGTGGACGAAAATCGTCATCGGTGTGCTGCTTTTCGTCTTCATCGTGTTGCAGCGCGCAATCATCTGGTATTCAAACAGGAGACTGGCCGGGCCACATCCGGCATAA
- a CDS encoding FadR/GntR family transcriptional regulator, with translation MGLLETTISGRKRRNSHAHVVSELGSAIVSGRIAEGSLLPNDAELSMRFGVSRTVLRETMKTLAAKRLVEPKAKVGTRVLDRSSWNFFDPDVLGWRCEAGIDEEFVTHLAEIRLALEPAAAAAAALQASNDDIVSLYVIAAKFDNPKHTPESIAKVDLEFHLAVAHMSGNPFMRSASGLIEAALAISFQLSSPAASPGTIAEIASNHLRIVHAIAARDADAAVKAMRHVIEVGKDRTQKAIKAP, from the coding sequence TTGGGGCTGCTCGAAACGACGATAAGCGGGCGAAAACGCCGGAACAGCCACGCCCATGTGGTCTCCGAACTCGGCAGCGCCATCGTCTCGGGCAGAATTGCCGAAGGCTCCCTGCTGCCCAATGACGCCGAACTTTCTATGCGCTTCGGCGTCTCGCGCACCGTGCTGCGCGAAACCATGAAGACGCTGGCGGCGAAGCGGCTGGTGGAACCGAAAGCAAAGGTCGGCACCCGCGTTCTCGACCGCTCAAGCTGGAATTTCTTCGATCCCGACGTGCTCGGCTGGCGCTGCGAAGCAGGCATAGACGAGGAGTTCGTTACGCATCTGGCAGAAATCCGTCTGGCGCTGGAGCCGGCAGCGGCAGCAGCAGCGGCCCTGCAGGCCTCCAATGACGATATTGTTTCGCTTTACGTCATCGCTGCAAAGTTCGACAATCCAAAACATACGCCGGAAAGTATCGCCAAGGTCGATCTCGAATTCCACCTTGCCGTGGCGCATATGTCCGGCAACCCCTTCATGCGCTCGGCAAGCGGGCTGATTGAAGCGGCACTCGCCATTTCCTTCCAGCTTTCGTCACCTGCCGCCTCACCCGGCACCATCGCCGAAATTGCGTCGAACCATCTGCGCATCGTCCACGCCATTGCCGCACGTGATGCGGATGCCGCCGTCAAAGCCATGCGCCACGTGATCGAGGTGGGCAAGGACCGGACGCAGAAGGCGATCAAGGCGCCCTGA
- a CDS encoding YqaA family protein, with product MADLAVYAGLFLTAFVAATILPMQSEAALAGLILMKSQPVWLLVVVASAGNVAGSFVNWLLGRGIEGFRHKRWFPVGEAALQRSQNWYRRYGRWSLLLSWAPLIGDPLTVAAGIMKEPLPVFLLLVTIAKVGRYLLLALVTLNFL from the coding sequence ATGGCCGATCTGGCGGTATATGCGGGTTTGTTTCTGACGGCCTTTGTGGCGGCGACCATTCTGCCCATGCAGTCGGAGGCGGCGCTGGCCGGTCTAATCCTCATGAAGTCGCAGCCTGTCTGGCTGCTGGTGGTCGTCGCCAGTGCCGGCAATGTCGCCGGCTCCTTCGTCAACTGGCTGCTTGGCCGTGGCATTGAAGGCTTCCGGCATAAGCGCTGGTTTCCCGTTGGCGAGGCCGCGCTGCAACGTTCCCAGAACTGGTATCGGCGTTATGGCCGGTGGTCGCTGCTGTTAAGCTGGGCGCCGCTGATCGGCGATCCGCTGACGGTTGCGGCCGGCATCATGAAAGAGCCACTGCCGGTCTTTTTGCTGCTGGTCACCATCGCCAAGGTCGGGCGCTACCTCTTGCTGGCGCTGGTGACGCTGAATTTTCTCTGA